A genome region from Erigeron canadensis isolate Cc75 chromosome 3, C_canadensis_v1, whole genome shotgun sequence includes the following:
- the LOC122591032 gene encoding polyadenylation and cleavage factor homolog 4 isoform X2 produces MESASYLTNNNRSNGYRPTPNDSVTNSNTPIVDRFKALLKEREDEIRASNGGVDNDDVIVLDTEDIVELYEAVLSELIVNSKPIITDLTIIAGAQRRHGAGIADAICARIIEVPTEHKLPSLYLLDSIVKNIGSDYVRHFSARLPEVYCAAYRQVPPSHHSSMRHLFGTWSTVFPSSVLRKIEVQLQFSPSSYQTSGLRDSESPRPAHGIHVNPKYLEARRQLESSTGDSKIQHARAISTPKILEQTLIGFDEYESEAPGSTSYVGRTSFGSGHARPSSPALEDFSIVDSPRRVVEAASPSHHGYGYGPGGVTAVDNDARDWRRLPVAGNGFDIQRPRALINAYGTDERNNTASQKSQHGKNLTMNGLGSKVGRQTWQNAEEEEFEWENMSPTLVDRGRGSDPFSSAILLPGSSITGHPLQANRSMSAKTDFGRVDWSNLEPLPSVAPNNALTLSDRGLKRKMTGFQNEPLDNPVSHYPQDTLNHSQHYYNPRGQRPPLVDSYSGANPQYHSSSVSKVSWRPPLSIQKSQPVPVLPSQPFQKHIRIQYDMLNANSSTINDNALFSHQQQFETGDRRESSQLPQLSNQQILGQNTRLPTQLSLSQEIRPNMVPPTLGYNATRPMHRGYAPQRFDAPGGTPGMQSSMPFHLHGVGLPPLPPGPPPIPQHPLPIAPTHPGESGLSSLLGSLVAQGLLSMNKPALEQDSVGLEFDPDVLKARHESAINALYVDLPRQCKTCGLRFKLQEEHSNHMDWHVTKNRVSKNRKQKPSQKWFAKVSVWLSSAEALGTDPVPGFLLPAENVVEQMGDEDMAVPADEDQNVCALCGEPFDDFYSDETEEWMYRGAVYMNAPNGATISMDRSQLGPIVHAKCRSESSVAPVDDSGNNGQVLTGERLHS; encoded by the exons ATGGAATCCGCTAGCTATCTAACCAACAATAACAGAAGTAACGGATACAGACCAACCCCTAACGATTCCGTTACAAACAGTAACACTCCAATTGTTGATCGATTCAAAGCTTTGTTGAAAGAGCGTGAAGATGAAATTAGGGCTTCTAACGGCGGGGTTgacaatgatgatgtcatagtATTGGATACTGAAGATATTGTTGAGTTATATGAAGCCGTGCTGTCCGAGCTGATCGTTAACTCGAAACCGATAATAACTGATCTTACTATCATTGCTGGCGCCCAAAGACGACACGGTGCTGGTATTGCTGATGCTATTTGTGCCCGGATTATTGAG GTTCCCACTGAGCATAAACTTCCCTCTTTATATCTTCTAGACAGTATTGTCAAAAATATTGGTTCAGATTACGTGAGGCACTTTTCTGCCCGTTTGCCTGAG GTTTACTGTGCGGCTTACAGGCAAGTCCCCCCAAGTCACCATTCTTCCATGCGCCATCTTTTTGGTACCTGGTCGACTGTATTTCCATCATCTGTTCTTCGTAAGATTGAAGTTCAATTACAATTTTCTCCTTCAAGTTATCAAACTTCTGGCTTAAGAGATTCCGAATCTCCTAGACCAGCTCATGGTATACATGTCAATCCAAAGTACTTGGAGGCAAGACGTCAACTTGAAAGCTCAACTGGAGATAGT AAAATTCAACATGCACGGGCGATTTCAACTCCAAAGATTCTTGAACAGACTCTCATTGGATTTGATGAATACGAATCTGAGGCACCGGGTTCAACTAGTTATGTGGGCCGTACTTCTTTCGGGTCTGGTCATGCACGACCTTCATCACCCGCACTTGAAGATTTTTCTATTGTTGATTCTCCTAGAAGGGTTGTCGAAGCAGCATCACCATCTCACCATGGATATGGTTATGGACCCGGTGGTGTGACTGCTGTCGATAATGATGCACGTGACTGGCGGAGATTGCCTGTTGCAGGTAATGGATTTGATATTCAGAGACCTAGAGCTTTAATTAATGCATATGGAACTGATGAGAGAAATAATACGGCAAGCCAGAAGTCTCAACATGGGAAAAATTTAACTATGAATGGGTTAGGCAGCAAGGTTGGTCGACAGACATGGCAAAATgctgaagaagaagaatttgaGTGGGAAAATATGAGCCCTACTTTGGTAGATCGTGGTCGTGGTTCTGATCCATTTTCTTCAGCTATCTTGCTACCTGGAAGCTCTATAACAGGTCATCCTCTTCAAGCTAATCGGTCTATGAGTGCGAAGACTGATTTTGGTAGAGTCGATTGGTCTAATCTGGAGCCGCTTCCTTCGGTTGCCCCTAACAATGCACTTACGTTG TCTGATCGTGGATTAAAGAGGAAGATGACTGGATTTCAAAATGAGCCTTTAGACAACCCAGTTTCTCATTATCCTCAAGATACATTAAATCATTCTCAACATTATTACAATCCTCGTGGGCAAAGACCTCCTCTTGTGGATAGCTATTCAGGTGCCAATCCACAATATCACTCATCTTCGGTATCAAAAGTATCCTGGCGCCCCCCACTAAGTATACAAAAATCTCAACCAGTTCCAGTTCTGCCTTCTCAGCCTTTTCAGAAACATATCAGGATTCAATATGACATGTTGAATGCTAATAGTTCAACAATAAATGACAATGCATTGTTTTCGCATCAGCAGCAGTTTGAAACGGGTGATAGGAGAGAATCAAGTCAACTACCTCAACTTTCCAATCAGCAAATCCTAGGGCAGAACACTAGACTTCCGACACAATTATCGCTGTCTCAAGAGATTCGACCAAATATGGTACCACCTACTTTAGGTTATAATGCAACACGACCTATGCATCGTGGGTATGCTCCTCAAAGATTTGATGCCCCTGGAGGTACTCCTGGAATGCAATCATCCATGCCTTTTCATTTACATGGTGTAGGTTTACCGCCTTTGCCTCCTGGCCCACCTCCAATTCCTCAACATCCTCTACCAATTGCCCCAACGCATCCAGGTGAGAGTGGGCTTTCTAGTCTATTAGGTTCTCTTGTAGCGCAAGGCCTGCTCTCAATGAATAAACCAGCTCTTGAACAA GACTCGGTTGGACTTGAGTTTGATCCTGATGTTCTTAAGGCACGCCATGAATCTGCTATAAATGCTTTATATGTTGATCTGCCCAGACAATGCAAAACATGCGGTCTTCGTTTTAAATTGCAAGAAGAACACAGTAACCATATGGACTGGCACGTCACAAAGAACCGGGTATCAAAAAATCGTAAGCAAAAGCCCTCCCAGAAGTGGTTTGCTAAAGTTAGTGTCTGGCTTAGTAGTGCAGAGGCGTTGGGAACTGATCCAGTTCCTGGATTTCTTCTTCCTGCTGAGAATGTCGTGGAACAGATGGGTGATGAAGATATGGCTGTTCCTGCTGATGAGGATCAGAATGTTTGTGCACTGTGTGGAGAGCCTTTTGATGATTTTTACAGTGATGAGACAGAAGAATGGATGTATAGGGGTGCTGTGTACATGAATGCTCCAAATGGAGCAACCATTAGCATGGATAGATCTCAACTAGGTCCTATTGTTCATGCTAAATGCAGATCTGAGTCTTCTGTGGCTCCCGTCGATGATTCTGGCAACAATGGACAG GTTCTGACCGGAGAGCGGCTGCATAGTTAG
- the LOC122591032 gene encoding polyadenylation and cleavage factor homolog 4 isoform X1 — protein MESASYLTNNNRSNGYRPTPNDSVTNSNTPIVDRFKALLKEREDEIRASNGGVDNDDVIVLDTEDIVELYEAVLSELIVNSKPIITDLTIIAGAQRRHGAGIADAICARIIEVPTEHKLPSLYLLDSIVKNIGSDYVRHFSARLPEVYCAAYRQVPPSHHSSMRHLFGTWSTVFPSSVLRKIEVQLQFSPSSYQTSGLRDSESPRPAHGIHVNPKYLEARRQLESSTGDSKIQHARAISTPKILEQTLIGFDEYESEAPGSTSYVGRTSFGSGHARPSSPALEDFSIVDSPRRVVEAASPSHHGYGYGPGGVTAVDNDARDWRRLPVAGNGFDIQRPRALINAYGTDERNNTASQKSQHGKNLTMNGLGSKVGRQTWQNAEEEEFEWENMSPTLVDRGRGSDPFSSAILLPGSSITGHPLQANRSMSAKTDFGRVDWSNLEPLPSVAPNNALTLVSSDRGLKRKMTGFQNEPLDNPVSHYPQDTLNHSQHYYNPRGQRPPLVDSYSGANPQYHSSSVSKVSWRPPLSIQKSQPVPVLPSQPFQKHIRIQYDMLNANSSTINDNALFSHQQQFETGDRRESSQLPQLSNQQILGQNTRLPTQLSLSQEIRPNMVPPTLGYNATRPMHRGYAPQRFDAPGGTPGMQSSMPFHLHGVGLPPLPPGPPPIPQHPLPIAPTHPGESGLSSLLGSLVAQGLLSMNKPALEQDSVGLEFDPDVLKARHESAINALYVDLPRQCKTCGLRFKLQEEHSNHMDWHVTKNRVSKNRKQKPSQKWFAKVSVWLSSAEALGTDPVPGFLLPAENVVEQMGDEDMAVPADEDQNVCALCGEPFDDFYSDETEEWMYRGAVYMNAPNGATISMDRSQLGPIVHAKCRSESSVAPVDDSGNNGQVLTGERLHS, from the exons ATGGAATCCGCTAGCTATCTAACCAACAATAACAGAAGTAACGGATACAGACCAACCCCTAACGATTCCGTTACAAACAGTAACACTCCAATTGTTGATCGATTCAAAGCTTTGTTGAAAGAGCGTGAAGATGAAATTAGGGCTTCTAACGGCGGGGTTgacaatgatgatgtcatagtATTGGATACTGAAGATATTGTTGAGTTATATGAAGCCGTGCTGTCCGAGCTGATCGTTAACTCGAAACCGATAATAACTGATCTTACTATCATTGCTGGCGCCCAAAGACGACACGGTGCTGGTATTGCTGATGCTATTTGTGCCCGGATTATTGAG GTTCCCACTGAGCATAAACTTCCCTCTTTATATCTTCTAGACAGTATTGTCAAAAATATTGGTTCAGATTACGTGAGGCACTTTTCTGCCCGTTTGCCTGAG GTTTACTGTGCGGCTTACAGGCAAGTCCCCCCAAGTCACCATTCTTCCATGCGCCATCTTTTTGGTACCTGGTCGACTGTATTTCCATCATCTGTTCTTCGTAAGATTGAAGTTCAATTACAATTTTCTCCTTCAAGTTATCAAACTTCTGGCTTAAGAGATTCCGAATCTCCTAGACCAGCTCATGGTATACATGTCAATCCAAAGTACTTGGAGGCAAGACGTCAACTTGAAAGCTCAACTGGAGATAGT AAAATTCAACATGCACGGGCGATTTCAACTCCAAAGATTCTTGAACAGACTCTCATTGGATTTGATGAATACGAATCTGAGGCACCGGGTTCAACTAGTTATGTGGGCCGTACTTCTTTCGGGTCTGGTCATGCACGACCTTCATCACCCGCACTTGAAGATTTTTCTATTGTTGATTCTCCTAGAAGGGTTGTCGAAGCAGCATCACCATCTCACCATGGATATGGTTATGGACCCGGTGGTGTGACTGCTGTCGATAATGATGCACGTGACTGGCGGAGATTGCCTGTTGCAGGTAATGGATTTGATATTCAGAGACCTAGAGCTTTAATTAATGCATATGGAACTGATGAGAGAAATAATACGGCAAGCCAGAAGTCTCAACATGGGAAAAATTTAACTATGAATGGGTTAGGCAGCAAGGTTGGTCGACAGACATGGCAAAATgctgaagaagaagaatttgaGTGGGAAAATATGAGCCCTACTTTGGTAGATCGTGGTCGTGGTTCTGATCCATTTTCTTCAGCTATCTTGCTACCTGGAAGCTCTATAACAGGTCATCCTCTTCAAGCTAATCGGTCTATGAGTGCGAAGACTGATTTTGGTAGAGTCGATTGGTCTAATCTGGAGCCGCTTCCTTCGGTTGCCCCTAACAATGCACTTACGTTGGTTAGT TCTGATCGTGGATTAAAGAGGAAGATGACTGGATTTCAAAATGAGCCTTTAGACAACCCAGTTTCTCATTATCCTCAAGATACATTAAATCATTCTCAACATTATTACAATCCTCGTGGGCAAAGACCTCCTCTTGTGGATAGCTATTCAGGTGCCAATCCACAATATCACTCATCTTCGGTATCAAAAGTATCCTGGCGCCCCCCACTAAGTATACAAAAATCTCAACCAGTTCCAGTTCTGCCTTCTCAGCCTTTTCAGAAACATATCAGGATTCAATATGACATGTTGAATGCTAATAGTTCAACAATAAATGACAATGCATTGTTTTCGCATCAGCAGCAGTTTGAAACGGGTGATAGGAGAGAATCAAGTCAACTACCTCAACTTTCCAATCAGCAAATCCTAGGGCAGAACACTAGACTTCCGACACAATTATCGCTGTCTCAAGAGATTCGACCAAATATGGTACCACCTACTTTAGGTTATAATGCAACACGACCTATGCATCGTGGGTATGCTCCTCAAAGATTTGATGCCCCTGGAGGTACTCCTGGAATGCAATCATCCATGCCTTTTCATTTACATGGTGTAGGTTTACCGCCTTTGCCTCCTGGCCCACCTCCAATTCCTCAACATCCTCTACCAATTGCCCCAACGCATCCAGGTGAGAGTGGGCTTTCTAGTCTATTAGGTTCTCTTGTAGCGCAAGGCCTGCTCTCAATGAATAAACCAGCTCTTGAACAA GACTCGGTTGGACTTGAGTTTGATCCTGATGTTCTTAAGGCACGCCATGAATCTGCTATAAATGCTTTATATGTTGATCTGCCCAGACAATGCAAAACATGCGGTCTTCGTTTTAAATTGCAAGAAGAACACAGTAACCATATGGACTGGCACGTCACAAAGAACCGGGTATCAAAAAATCGTAAGCAAAAGCCCTCCCAGAAGTGGTTTGCTAAAGTTAGTGTCTGGCTTAGTAGTGCAGAGGCGTTGGGAACTGATCCAGTTCCTGGATTTCTTCTTCCTGCTGAGAATGTCGTGGAACAGATGGGTGATGAAGATATGGCTGTTCCTGCTGATGAGGATCAGAATGTTTGTGCACTGTGTGGAGAGCCTTTTGATGATTTTTACAGTGATGAGACAGAAGAATGGATGTATAGGGGTGCTGTGTACATGAATGCTCCAAATGGAGCAACCATTAGCATGGATAGATCTCAACTAGGTCCTATTGTTCATGCTAAATGCAGATCTGAGTCTTCTGTGGCTCCCGTCGATGATTCTGGCAACAATGGACAG GTTCTGACCGGAGAGCGGCTGCATAGTTAG
- the LOC122591093 gene encoding tryptophan synthase beta chain 1-like produces MACNSYTQTTISSLSDVGKRRVIVLARLEPAVTLNTTTTNQLRVYTNPNNNYSSSSSKTFTKTLPMISNIVSADEKTITTHPTAAGKFGRFGGKFVAEVMIAPLAELEAEFNSALHDHEFKTELETELRDYVGRKTPLYHAQRLTDHYKNSDGEGPEIYLKREDLNHGGSYKMNNVVAQALLAKRMGRKRVITATSAGHHGVAVAAVCAKFSLDCTVFIGTNDMMQKPSHVQLMELLGAQVKPIEGSLQVAASESMRAWLENLETDYYLSGIAVGPHPIPKMVCEFNSVIGKETRKQATEKWGGKPDVLVACVGTGCNALGLFHEFVGDCSVRMIGVEGGGVAGISSDSPDLHSASLVRGEVGVYHGSMCYLLQDKQGQIKTAHSVASGLELPGVSPELSFLKDTGRIECYAVTDQEALDAYKRLCRLEGITPALEAAHALAYLEKLCPTLPHGAKVVVNCSGTGYSDVTKVVN; encoded by the exons ATGGCATGCAATAGTTATACTCAAACTACAATTTCTTCCCTTTCGGATGTTGGAAAAAGGAGGGTTATTGTTTTAGCAAGACTGGAGCCTGCAGTCACTTTGAACACTACTACTACGAACCAGCTGCGAGTATATACTaatcctaataataattatagcAGCAGCAGTAGTAAAACCTTTACAAAGACACTACCAATGATCAGTAATATCGTGTCTGCAGATGAGAAAACAATTACTACTCATCCGACTGCTGCAGGGAAGTTCGGAAGGTTTGGAGGGAAGTTTGTAGCTGAAGTCATGATAGCCCCCTTAGCTGAACTTGAAGCCGAATTCAATTCCGCATTGCATGATCATGAGTTTAAG ACGGAGCTAGAAACTGAGCTGAGGGATTACGTAGGACGCAAGACTCCTCTTTACCATGCCCAAAGGCTTACAGACCATTACAAGAACAGCGACGGAGAAGGGCCAGAAATATATCTCAAAAGAGAGGATCTCAACCATGGTGGATCATATAAGATGAACAATGTCGTTGCACAAGCGCTTTTAGCCAAACGTATGGGCAGAAAGAGGGTGATCACAGCAACAAGCGCCGGCCACCATGGAGTTGCAGTTGCCGCTGTGTGTGCCAAGTTTTCTCTAGATTGTACCGTTTTCATTGGAACCAATGACATGATGCAAAAACCATCACATGTGCAACTCATGGAGCTTCTTGGAGCTCAG GTTAAGCCAATTGAGGGAAGTTTACAAGTGGCAGCGTCGGAATCAATGAGGGCATGGTTAGAAAACCTAGAAACCGATTATTACCTATCTGGAATAGCTGTGGGCCCGCACCCTATCCCGAAGATGGTTTGTGAGTTCAACTCCGTAATAGGAAAGGAAACCAGGAAGCAAGCAACGGAGAAATGGGGTGGAAAGCCAGATGTGTTGGTTGCTTGTGTAGGGACTGGCTGCAATGCATTGGGCCTGTTTCATGAATTTGTAGGGGACTGCAGTGTACGAATGATTGGAGTTGAGGGCGGTGGAGTCGCAGGAATCAGTAGTGACTCTCCCGATTTACACTCTGCAAGTCTTGTAAGGGGTGAAGTTGGAGTCTATCATGGATCCATGTGTTATTTgcttcaagataaacaaggacAAATCAAAACAGCACACTCTGTGGCTAGTGG ATTGGAGTTGCCAGGAGTAAGCCCAGAACTAAGTTTCCTAAAAGATACTGGCCGAATCGAGTGTTACGCAGTTACTGATCAAGAAGCTCTTGATG CATATAAAAGACTATGTCGTCTTGAAGGGATAACTCCGGCATTGGAGGCGGCACATGCTTTGGCGTATCTTGAGAAGCTTTGTCCTACTCTGCCTCATGGTGCCAAGGTTGTGGTTAACTGCAGTGGCACCGGGTATAGTGATGTAACCAAAGTCGTAAATTAA
- the LOC122591032 gene encoding polyadenylation and cleavage factor homolog 4 isoform X3 has translation MRHLFGTWSTVFPSSVLRKIEVQLQFSPSSYQTSGLRDSESPRPAHGIHVNPKYLEARRQLESSTGDSKIQHARAISTPKILEQTLIGFDEYESEAPGSTSYVGRTSFGSGHARPSSPALEDFSIVDSPRRVVEAASPSHHGYGYGPGGVTAVDNDARDWRRLPVAGNGFDIQRPRALINAYGTDERNNTASQKSQHGKNLTMNGLGSKVGRQTWQNAEEEEFEWENMSPTLVDRGRGSDPFSSAILLPGSSITGHPLQANRSMSAKTDFGRVDWSNLEPLPSVAPNNALTLVSSDRGLKRKMTGFQNEPLDNPVSHYPQDTLNHSQHYYNPRGQRPPLVDSYSGANPQYHSSSVSKVSWRPPLSIQKSQPVPVLPSQPFQKHIRIQYDMLNANSSTINDNALFSHQQQFETGDRRESSQLPQLSNQQILGQNTRLPTQLSLSQEIRPNMVPPTLGYNATRPMHRGYAPQRFDAPGGTPGMQSSMPFHLHGVGLPPLPPGPPPIPQHPLPIAPTHPGESGLSSLLGSLVAQGLLSMNKPALEQDSVGLEFDPDVLKARHESAINALYVDLPRQCKTCGLRFKLQEEHSNHMDWHVTKNRVSKNRKQKPSQKWFAKVSVWLSSAEALGTDPVPGFLLPAENVVEQMGDEDMAVPADEDQNVCALCGEPFDDFYSDETEEWMYRGAVYMNAPNGATISMDRSQLGPIVHAKCRSESSVAPVDDSGNNGQVLTGERLHS, from the exons ATGCGCCATCTTTTTGGTACCTGGTCGACTGTATTTCCATCATCTGTTCTTCGTAAGATTGAAGTTCAATTACAATTTTCTCCTTCAAGTTATCAAACTTCTGGCTTAAGAGATTCCGAATCTCCTAGACCAGCTCATGGTATACATGTCAATCCAAAGTACTTGGAGGCAAGACGTCAACTTGAAAGCTCAACTGGAGATAGT AAAATTCAACATGCACGGGCGATTTCAACTCCAAAGATTCTTGAACAGACTCTCATTGGATTTGATGAATACGAATCTGAGGCACCGGGTTCAACTAGTTATGTGGGCCGTACTTCTTTCGGGTCTGGTCATGCACGACCTTCATCACCCGCACTTGAAGATTTTTCTATTGTTGATTCTCCTAGAAGGGTTGTCGAAGCAGCATCACCATCTCACCATGGATATGGTTATGGACCCGGTGGTGTGACTGCTGTCGATAATGATGCACGTGACTGGCGGAGATTGCCTGTTGCAGGTAATGGATTTGATATTCAGAGACCTAGAGCTTTAATTAATGCATATGGAACTGATGAGAGAAATAATACGGCAAGCCAGAAGTCTCAACATGGGAAAAATTTAACTATGAATGGGTTAGGCAGCAAGGTTGGTCGACAGACATGGCAAAATgctgaagaagaagaatttgaGTGGGAAAATATGAGCCCTACTTTGGTAGATCGTGGTCGTGGTTCTGATCCATTTTCTTCAGCTATCTTGCTACCTGGAAGCTCTATAACAGGTCATCCTCTTCAAGCTAATCGGTCTATGAGTGCGAAGACTGATTTTGGTAGAGTCGATTGGTCTAATCTGGAGCCGCTTCCTTCGGTTGCCCCTAACAATGCACTTACGTTGGTTAGT TCTGATCGTGGATTAAAGAGGAAGATGACTGGATTTCAAAATGAGCCTTTAGACAACCCAGTTTCTCATTATCCTCAAGATACATTAAATCATTCTCAACATTATTACAATCCTCGTGGGCAAAGACCTCCTCTTGTGGATAGCTATTCAGGTGCCAATCCACAATATCACTCATCTTCGGTATCAAAAGTATCCTGGCGCCCCCCACTAAGTATACAAAAATCTCAACCAGTTCCAGTTCTGCCTTCTCAGCCTTTTCAGAAACATATCAGGATTCAATATGACATGTTGAATGCTAATAGTTCAACAATAAATGACAATGCATTGTTTTCGCATCAGCAGCAGTTTGAAACGGGTGATAGGAGAGAATCAAGTCAACTACCTCAACTTTCCAATCAGCAAATCCTAGGGCAGAACACTAGACTTCCGACACAATTATCGCTGTCTCAAGAGATTCGACCAAATATGGTACCACCTACTTTAGGTTATAATGCAACACGACCTATGCATCGTGGGTATGCTCCTCAAAGATTTGATGCCCCTGGAGGTACTCCTGGAATGCAATCATCCATGCCTTTTCATTTACATGGTGTAGGTTTACCGCCTTTGCCTCCTGGCCCACCTCCAATTCCTCAACATCCTCTACCAATTGCCCCAACGCATCCAGGTGAGAGTGGGCTTTCTAGTCTATTAGGTTCTCTTGTAGCGCAAGGCCTGCTCTCAATGAATAAACCAGCTCTTGAACAA GACTCGGTTGGACTTGAGTTTGATCCTGATGTTCTTAAGGCACGCCATGAATCTGCTATAAATGCTTTATATGTTGATCTGCCCAGACAATGCAAAACATGCGGTCTTCGTTTTAAATTGCAAGAAGAACACAGTAACCATATGGACTGGCACGTCACAAAGAACCGGGTATCAAAAAATCGTAAGCAAAAGCCCTCCCAGAAGTGGTTTGCTAAAGTTAGTGTCTGGCTTAGTAGTGCAGAGGCGTTGGGAACTGATCCAGTTCCTGGATTTCTTCTTCCTGCTGAGAATGTCGTGGAACAGATGGGTGATGAAGATATGGCTGTTCCTGCTGATGAGGATCAGAATGTTTGTGCACTGTGTGGAGAGCCTTTTGATGATTTTTACAGTGATGAGACAGAAGAATGGATGTATAGGGGTGCTGTGTACATGAATGCTCCAAATGGAGCAACCATTAGCATGGATAGATCTCAACTAGGTCCTATTGTTCATGCTAAATGCAGATCTGAGTCTTCTGTGGCTCCCGTCGATGATTCTGGCAACAATGGACAG GTTCTGACCGGAGAGCGGCTGCATAGTTAG